From a single Rosa rugosa chromosome 7, drRosRugo1.1, whole genome shotgun sequence genomic region:
- the LOC133720531 gene encoding uncharacterized protein LOC133720531 has translation MHRVGSAGNTSNSSRPRKEKRLTYVLNDADDKKHCAGINCLTVLKASASGSDHLFTGSRDGTLKRWAVAEDAATCSATFESHVDWVNDAVLAGDNTLVSCSSDTTLKTWDCLSDGTCTRTLRQHSDYVTCLAAAEKNSNIVASGGLGGEVFIWDLEAALTPVSKSGDSVEDDCSNATNGSGNAQPITSLRTISSSNSISMHTTQAHGYVPISAKGHKESVYALAMHDSGSLLVSGGTEKVVRVWDPRSGSKTMKLRGHTDNIRALLLDSTGRFCLSGSSDSMIRLWDLGQQRCVHSYAVHTDSVWALASTPTFSHVYSGGRDLSLYLTDLTTRESLLLCQGEHPILQLALDDDSIWVATTDSSVNRWPAEGRNPQKIIQRGGAFLAGNLSFSRARVSLEGSTLVPVYKEPVFAIPGTPGIVQHEILNNRRHVLTKDTASSVKLWEITRGVVIEDYGKVSFEEKKEELFETVSIPAWFTVDTRLGSLSVHMDTPQCFSAEMYSADLNIVGKPEDDKVNLARETLKGLLAHWLGKRKQRSGTQASVNGDVSSGKEITPRSITHSRMEVDSNAENDSMVYPPFEFSTVSPPSIITEGSQGGPWRKKITDLDGTEDEKDFPWWCLDCVLNNRLPPRENTKCSFYLHPCEGSTVQILTQGKLSAPRILRIHKVVNYVVEKMVLDKPLDSANPDATFAPGLAGGPGQLSAIGDGSFRSGLKPWQKLKPSIEILCNNQVLSPEMSLATVRAYVWKKSEDLVLNYRVVQGR, from the exons CATTGTGCAGGCATAAATTGTTTGACTGTATTGAAGGCATCAGCGTCTGGATCTGATCACCTATTTACTGGGAGCCGCGATGGAACACTAAAAAGATGGGCTGTGGCCGAAGATGCCGCTACCTGCTCAGCAACCTTTGAGTCTCATGTGGATTGG gttaatgaTGCTGTTCTTGCAGGGGATAATACACTTGTTTCCTGTTCTTCAGATACCACCCTCAAG ACGTGGGATTGCTTGTCAGATGGAACTTGTACCAGAACTCTTCGTCAGCATTCTGACTATGTCACTTGTCTTGCTGCCGCAGAAAAAAAT AGCAATATTGTTGCCTCTGGTGGACTTGGAGGGGAGGTATTCATTTGGGATCTCGAAGCAGCCCTTACTCCGGTCTCAAAGTCAGGTGATTCTGTGGAAGATGATTGTTCAAATGCCACCAATGGTTCTGGAAATGCACAACCGATTACAAGTTTACGTACTATCAGCTCTAGCAACAGCATTTCTATGCACACAACTCAGGCACATGGATATGTTCCAATCTCTGCCAAAGGCCATAAAGAATCAGTTTATGCACTGGCAATGCATGATAGTGGATCACTTCTTGTCTCTGGTGGAACAGAGAAG GTCGTGCGTGTTTGGGACCCAAGAAGTGGCTCGAAGACTATGAAACTAAGAGGGCATACAGATAATATCAGGGCTCTGCTTCTTGATTCTACTGGCAG gttttgcttATCAGGATCTTCTGATTCAATGATTAG ACTATGGGATCTTGGTCAGCAAAGATGCGTGCATTCTTATGCGGTGCACACAGATTCTGTTTGGGCACTTGCCAGTACGCCAACGTTTAGTCATGTATATAGTGGTGGGAGAGACCTTTCT TTGTACTTGACAGACTTGACCACAAGAGAGAGTCTTTTGCTTTGCCAAGGAGAACACCCCATTCTGCAGTTGGCTCTAGATGATGATAGCATATGGGTTGCAACAACAGATTCTTCAGTTAATAGATGGCCTGCTGAGGGGCGCAATCCTCAGAAAATTATCCAAAGAGGTGGCGCTTTCTTGGCTGGAAATTTGTCATTCTCAAGAGCAAGGGTGTCCTTAGAAGGATCTACCCTA GTCCCTGTTTATAAAGAACCAGTCTTTGCAATTCCTGGAACTCCTGGAATAGTGCAACATGAAATATTAAATAATAGAAGGCATGTCTTGACAAAG GATACTGCTTCTTCGGTGAAGCTGTGGGAGATTACTAGAGGTGTTGTTATTGAGGATTACGGAaag GTCTCGTTTGAGGAGAAAAAGGAAGAGCTTTTTGAGACT GTAAGCATTCCTGCATGGTTCACTGTGGATACCAGGCTTGGAAGTTTATCTGTACATATGGATACCCCACAATGCTTTTCAGCAGAGATGTATTCGGCAGACCTTAATATTGTAGGAAAGCCTGAAGATGACAAG GTTAATCTAGCGCGAGAAACGCTTAAAGGGCTCTTGGCTCATTGGTTGGGGAAAAGAAAGCAAAGATCGGGAACACAGGCATCGGTGAACGGGGATGTGTCATCCGGAAAGGAAATCACTCCTAGAAGTATTACCCACTCAAGAATGGAGGTGGATAGTAATGCCGAAAATGATTCAATGGTCTATCCTCCCTTTGAATTTTCTACAGTTTCCCCTCCTTCTATCATCACTGAGGGCTCTCAGGGAGGACCATGGAGAAAGAAGATCACTGACCTAGATGGAACTGAAGATGAGAAGGACTTTCCATGGTGGTGTCTGGATTGTGTGTTGAATAATCGCCTACCTCCTAGAGAAAATACCAA GTGCAGTTTTTATCTACATCCATGTGAAGGTTCAACTGTTCAGATCCTCACACAAGGAAAACTAAGTGCACCTCGTATATTACGAATTCATAAG GTTGTTAACTATGTAGTTGAAAAGATGGTCCTGGACAAACCATTAGATAGTGCAAATCCTGATGCAACATTTGCTCCTGGTCTTGCTGGAGGGCCAGGACAACTCTCTGCCATTGGAGATGGATCTTTTCGGTCTGGATTGAAGCCATGGCAGAAGCTTAAACCTTCTATAGAGATATTGTGCAACAATCAG GTCTTGTCGCCAGAAATGAGCTTAGCCACAGTGCGGGCTTATGTATGGAAGAAATCCGAGGACCTGGTTCTCAATTACAGGGTGGTTCAGGGCAGGTGA